CAGCGGAATGCAGGGCGGCGCATGACCGCCATACCTAATAGCACCCTACCAAAAGGGGTTCCTTAATGTCCACCTACATGTCTTAGCGAGCTAGCTAGAACTGGTTGATGCTTCCACTTCGGGAACTTCGAACTTGTAGCCGACACCCCGCACGGTTTGGATCAATGCGGGTTGGGACGTGTCTGTTTCAATCTTTTTACGGATTTGACCAATATGGACATCCACAACACGCTGGTCGCCTACGTAGTCGTAGTCCCATACCTTTTGAATTAACTCTGCCCGACGCCAGACCCGCCCCGGATTACTGGCTAGGAAATGCAAAAGGTCAAATTCAAGTGCAGTGAGAGGAATAATGTCTCCGCGTAGGGTCACTTCTCTCCGAACCGGATCAATGCTTAGATCCTGATAGTTCAAGCATTGCTGCTCAGCCGTCGTCACTGGGCGCTGCCGTTTCAGGATCGCGCTGACGCGCATTTCTAGTTCACAGAGGCTAAACGGTTTGGTGATGTAGTCATCAGCACCTTGATTAAATCCTTGAATTTTGTCGGATTCATCGGTGCGGCTTGTGAGCATCAAGACGAATACCCCAGTACGAGTTTGCATTTCACTGCAAAGGGCATATCCCGTGGCATCGGGAAGGTTGACATCTAAGATGACCAGATCTGGATTAAATTGCTCAAAGACGGCCATAGCGCTCTTTCCATCTTCGGCAGACTCAATCTGGTAGTCTTGCTTGGCAAGAAAGCGGTGGATGAGGGTGCGGATTGATGGATCGTCGTCAACAATCAGGATTTTGGCTGAACCCATAGTCACTATTATGTTGATCTAGATGTGATGACTGGACTAAACGAGAAAATCAAACAAGGATGATGTCATGAACGTTAACAGCTTTGTGAAGAGATGGAGCAAATCATAAGATTTCTATGAGGAAAATCGTATTTCATGTCA
The window above is part of the Synechococcales cyanobacterium T60_A2020_003 genome. Proteins encoded here:
- a CDS encoding response regulator transcription factor, producing MGSAKILIVDDDPSIRTLIHRFLAKQDYQIESAEDGKSAMAVFEQFNPDLVILDVNLPDATGYALCSEMQTRTGVFVLMLTSRTDESDKIQGFNQGADDYITKPFSLCELEMRVSAILKRQRPVTTAEQQCLNYQDLSIDPVRREVTLRGDIIPLTALEFDLLHFLASNPGRVWRRAELIQKVWDYDYVGDQRVVDVHIGQIRKKIETDTSQPALIQTVRGVGYKFEVPEVEASTSSS